One Rosa chinensis cultivar Old Blush chromosome 5, RchiOBHm-V2, whole genome shotgun sequence genomic region harbors:
- the LOC112167147 gene encoding transcription factor bHLH162, giving the protein MDQQQYPSSSSSRTDRKTIEKNRRNQMKALYSELNSLLPHQRSREVTSLPDQIDEAVNYIKKLQTNLEKMREKKDSQMGVERITINNNGGSRRGVNGGGLRLPQIEIREMGSVLDVVLITGLDFQFMFEGSIRMLLEEGADIVNASFSVVEDTIFHTIHSKIGESAPGPVAARISDRLRKFVNEASTTAF; this is encoded by the exons ATGGATCAGCAGCAGTACCCTAGTAGTAGTTCATCTAGAACTGACAGAAAAACCATTGAGAAAAACAGGAGGAATCAGATGAAAGCCCTATACTCCGAGCTCAACTCTCTTCTACCCCATCAACGCTCAAgg gaaGTGACTTCTTTGCCAGATCAAATAGATGAAGCTGTGAACTACATCAAGAAGTTGCAGACCAACTTGGAGAAAATGAGGGAGAAGAAAGACAGCCAAATGGGAGTAGAGCGGATCACCATTAACAATAATGGAGGTTCTCGTAGGGGAGTAAATGGTGGCGGGTTAAGATTACCTCAGATCGAGATTCGTGAAATGGGTTCTGTTCTAGATGTTGTTCTGATAACTGGATTGGATTTTCAATTCATGTTTGAGGGGTCGATTCGTATGCTTCTTGAAGAGGGAGCTGACATTGTAAATGCCAGTTTCTCAGTTGTTGAAGATACCATTTTCCACACCATACATTCTAAG ATCGGCGAGTCTGCACCAGGCCCGGTAGCTGCAAGGATATCCGACAGACTAAGAAAGTTTGTGAACGAAGCTAGTACTACTGCATTTTGA